In Anopheles gambiae chromosome 2, idAnoGambNW_F1_1, whole genome shotgun sequence, a single window of DNA contains:
- the LOC4576578 gene encoding zinc finger protein 774 isoform X2 translates to MDGWPDKICVQCIHQVSRCHAFKTRVEKSDVTLRQYIKGITVTEDQDHKECIQKEIQNITLSPPKLQQMAPTMIAPQLHELHIQRTDMQAIQTEAPLAAPAMILTSAQLINAGAQIINTGHIITTATGQQIIQTTPQFQAASIGQFIQGPNNTVQMITQNGHPAHVLQIQRTADDRCEIIVQPEMTEAQYLENVSSVPLMVTAPAATTAIPTDAIHAHQLHHHHHMAVEQTEPTELEESETETQIHEKLEEDVDYLLPDDETVETDEIIEETGGVEEGEMEYYAETECEDSDDEEKLIAEFLTYQTSCPSPGRYVCNLCHKEFNQPKWLHLHMSSHTNWIKANCKKQPECEICHKSFRGPGMLRMHMKTHEKVNKIPTCSICNKEFKSKSILYRHRQTHFEKNFECSMCEKKFSSKYQLNIHEQRHKKQKSHKCPHCDKSFFNETELKNHIQHHLGTKMKQNNKIAISRS, encoded by the exons ATGGATGGGTGGCCGGACAAAATTTGTGTCCAGTGCATACACCAAGTAAGCCGCTGCCATGCGTTTAAGACTCGTGTGGAAAAGTCAGATGTAACATTGAGACAATATATCAAAGGTATCACGGTAACCGAGGATCAAGATCACAAAGAATGTATACAAAAAGAGATACAAAATATAACCCTAAGTCCACCCAAGCTCCAACAAATGGCTCCGACGATGATCGCTCCGCAGTTGCACGAGTTACACATCCAGCGAACGGATATGCAAGCAATTCAGACTGAAGCTCCACTGGCCGCTCCTGCAATGATATTGACTAGTGCTCAGCTTATTAATGCTGGTGCACAAATTATAAATACAGGCCATATAATCACAACGGCTACTGGTCAGCAGATCATTCAGACCACACCACAATTTCAAGCTGCCTCAATCGGTCAGTTTATACAAGGTCCAAATAATACCGTACAAATGATTACTCAGAACGGGCATCCAGCACACGTACTGCAAATTCAGCGTACTGCAGATGATCGCTGCGAGATAATAGTGCAACCAGAAATGACAGAGGCACAATACCTGGAAAATG TTTCATCAGTTCCCTTGatggtcacggcaccagcagcaactaCAGCCATACCTACCGACGCAATCCATGCACATCAGctacatcaccatcatcacatgGCAGTGGAGCAAACGGAGCCCACAGAACTTGAGGAAAGtgaaacagaaacacaaatACATGAGAAGCTGGAAGAGGATGTTGACTATTTGTTACCGGATGATGAAACAGTCGAGACAGATGAAATTATTGAAGAGACTGGGGGCGTAGAAGAAGGAGAGATGGAATATTATGCCGAAACAGAATGTGAGGATTCGGACGATGAAGAAAAACTGATAG CGGAGTTTCTAACCTATCAGACATCTTGCCCTAGTCCTGGCCGGTATGTCTGCAATCTTTGTCACAAAGAGTTTAATCAACCGAAATGGTTGCATCTTCACATGTCATCGCATACCAACTGGATAAAG gCGAACTGTAAAAAACAACCAGAATGTGAAATTTGCCATAAAAGTTTTCGGGGCCCGGGAATGTTGCGAATGCATATGAAAACACATGAG aaggtaaacaaaataCCCACATGCAGTATTTGCAACAAAGAGTTTAAATCGAAATCGATATTGTATCGCCATCGACAGACGCATTTTGAG AAAAATTTTGAATGTTCTATGTGCGAGAAGAAGTTTAGCTCAAAATACCAACTAAACATCCACGAGCAACGccacaaaaaacagaaaagtcACAAATGTCCCCACTGTGACAAGTCATTCTTCAACGAGACGGAACTGAAG AACCACATTCAGCACCATTTGGGAACAAAGATGAAACAGAACAACAAAATAGCCATTAGTAGGAGTTAA
- the LOC4576578 gene encoding zinc finger protein pita isoform X1, whose product MEQLTTRNIELDKICRICLVVKKEMRPLFGEMIAEMLMEIAKIQIEQMDGWPDKICVQCIHQVSRCHAFKTRVEKSDVTLRQYIKGITVTEDQDHKECIQKEIQNITLSPPKLQQMAPTMIAPQLHELHIQRTDMQAIQTEAPLAAPAMILTSAQLINAGAQIINTGHIITTATGQQIIQTTPQFQAASIGQFIQGPNNTVQMITQNGHPAHVLQIQRTADDRCEIIVQPEMTEAQYLENVSSVPLMVTAPAATTAIPTDAIHAHQLHHHHHMAVEQTEPTELEESETETQIHEKLEEDVDYLLPDDETVETDEIIEETGGVEEGEMEYYAETECEDSDDEEKLIAEFLTYQTSCPSPGRYVCNLCHKEFNQPKWLHLHMSSHTNWIKANCKKQPECEICHKSFRGPGMLRMHMKTHEKVNKIPTCSICNKEFKSKSILYRHRQTHFEKNFECSMCEKKFSSKYQLNIHEQRHKKQKSHKCPHCDKSFFNETELKNHIQHHLGTKMKQNNKIAISRS is encoded by the exons ATGGAGCAATTAACGACACGGAACATCGAACTGGATAAAATTTGTCGCATTTGTTTAGTGGTGAAGAAGGAAATGCGGCCGCTATTCGGAGAGATGATTGCTGAAATGTTGATGGAAATCGCCAAGATACAG ATTGAACAAATGGATGGGTGGCCGGACAAAATTTGTGTCCAGTGCATACACCAAGTAAGCCGCTGCCATGCGTTTAAGACTCGTGTGGAAAAGTCAGATGTAACATTGAGACAATATATCAAAGGTATCACGGTAACCGAGGATCAAGATCACAAAGAATGTATACAAAAAGAGATACAAAATATAACCCTAAGTCCACCCAAGCTCCAACAAATGGCTCCGACGATGATCGCTCCGCAGTTGCACGAGTTACACATCCAGCGAACGGATATGCAAGCAATTCAGACTGAAGCTCCACTGGCCGCTCCTGCAATGATATTGACTAGTGCTCAGCTTATTAATGCTGGTGCACAAATTATAAATACAGGCCATATAATCACAACGGCTACTGGTCAGCAGATCATTCAGACCACACCACAATTTCAAGCTGCCTCAATCGGTCAGTTTATACAAGGTCCAAATAATACCGTACAAATGATTACTCAGAACGGGCATCCAGCACACGTACTGCAAATTCAGCGTACTGCAGATGATCGCTGCGAGATAATAGTGCAACCAGAAATGACAGAGGCACAATACCTGGAAAATG TTTCATCAGTTCCCTTGatggtcacggcaccagcagcaactaCAGCCATACCTACCGACGCAATCCATGCACATCAGctacatcaccatcatcacatgGCAGTGGAGCAAACGGAGCCCACAGAACTTGAGGAAAGtgaaacagaaacacaaatACATGAGAAGCTGGAAGAGGATGTTGACTATTTGTTACCGGATGATGAAACAGTCGAGACAGATGAAATTATTGAAGAGACTGGGGGCGTAGAAGAAGGAGAGATGGAATATTATGCCGAAACAGAATGTGAGGATTCGGACGATGAAGAAAAACTGATAG CGGAGTTTCTAACCTATCAGACATCTTGCCCTAGTCCTGGCCGGTATGTCTGCAATCTTTGTCACAAAGAGTTTAATCAACCGAAATGGTTGCATCTTCACATGTCATCGCATACCAACTGGATAAAG gCGAACTGTAAAAAACAACCAGAATGTGAAATTTGCCATAAAAGTTTTCGGGGCCCGGGAATGTTGCGAATGCATATGAAAACACATGAG aaggtaaacaaaataCCCACATGCAGTATTTGCAACAAAGAGTTTAAATCGAAATCGATATTGTATCGCCATCGACAGACGCATTTTGAG AAAAATTTTGAATGTTCTATGTGCGAGAAGAAGTTTAGCTCAAAATACCAACTAAACATCCACGAGCAACGccacaaaaaacagaaaagtcACAAATGTCCCCACTGTGACAAGTCATTCTTCAACGAGACGGAACTGAAG AACCACATTCAGCACCATTTGGGAACAAAGATGAAACAGAACAACAAAATAGCCATTAGTAGGAGTTAA
- the LOC133392178 gene encoding uncharacterized protein LOC133392178, whose product MLTKEELLCALEVANIEVPPKATLPQLRMLYEQSVPKNKMEEQSTQNFIPQRVCADEDEVTNNGNHVAAAAILMKDKAAPTSSTQGASFDATSHQLELMALRAKIMEMEQRQTFTDGRLVHPEELKHLIPEFSDGLGINKWINTIRYNSELYGWQDRTMLLYAGSRLTGAASEWYNGFRNTLKTFDEFADTIKKAFPDRCNEAVIHSQLASVYKKISESYTSYVYRVNALGMSGHVSEEAIITYVIRGLSRDPLYDSLVTKDYRDIYDLIDNIKRYESHLLLRKNPERRSPSHINTISPRPIPPRQTTTEPLRCYNCSNHGHHSSQCTQPRRAPGSCFRCGSTSHVIRNCPVPDRRQLTVAAVQGNDNETAHLDSGENGNFVQLEAYQEL is encoded by the exons ATGCTTACAAAAGAGGAACTTCTTTGTGCTTTGGAAGTTGCTAACATCGAAGTGCCTCCGAAAGCAACTTTACCACAACTACGCATGTTGTACGAGCAAAGtgtaccgaaaaacaaaatggaggaACAATCAACCCAGAATTTCATTCCTCAAAGAGTGTGTGCAGATGAAGACGAAGTGACGAACAATGGAAACCACgttgcagcagccgccatCTTGATGAAAGACAAAGCTGCTCCGACATCTTCGACGCAAGGTGCTTCATTCGACGCAACTTCTCATCAATTGGAATTAATGGCGCTACGAGCAAAAATTATGGAAATGGAACAGCGGCAGACGTTTACGGATGGTCGATTGGTTCATCCCGAGGAGTTGAAACATTTGATACCGGAATTTTCTGACGGCCTCGGTATCAATAAGTGGATCAATACGATTCGCTACAATAGCGAATTATATGGATGGCAGGATCGCACGATGCTTTTATATGCAGGCAGTCGGTTGACTGGAGCAGCAAGCGAATGGTACAATGGCTTCCGTAACACTTTGAAGACATTCGACGAATTCGCTGACACAATTAAAAAGGCTTTTCCTGATCGCTGTAACGAAGCCGTTATTCATAGCCAATTAGCATCGGTCTACAAGAAAATTTCTGAGTCGTACACAAGCTATGTATACCGAGTAAATGCGCTGGGAATGTCAGGCCACGTGAGTGAGGAGGCTATCATAACTTATGTCATCAGAGGACTTTCTCGTGACCCTCTCTATGATAGCCTTGTGACCAAGGATTACCGCGATATTTACGACCTGATTGATAACATTAAGCGATATGAATCCCATCTTCTGTTGCGCAAAAACCCAGAACGCCGCAGCCCATCTCACATCAACACCATTTCCCCGAGACCGATTCCACCAAGACAAACGACGACAGAACCTCTTCGATGTTATAACTGCTCGAATCATGGACATCATTCATCGCAATGCACACAACCTCGCCGAGCTCCGGGTTCCTGTTTCCGATGTGGTAGCACATCACATGTCATTCGCAACTGTCCTGTCCCAGATAGACGTCAACTAACGGTTGCTGCGGTACAGGGCAACGACAATGAAACAGCGCATCTAGATTctggggaaaatggaaacttcGTTCAACTTGAGGCCTATCAGGAG CTCTAA
- the LOC4576574 gene encoding uncharacterized protein LOC4576574, with the protein MAKVQSVLGNEMVRSYVILISTIFVIVCESFSNMLATARNDHRETARAFYRALDESGYIPTLALLLQDYILVNSTGAIPWSNPTFVYYDQQLIDAIQQQLELENVQDSYDHHQLQADYGSALQPLHGGLKFFTYYCGPGNWSADGSTVQNAYFSSIDQCCKHHDECPDTIVHSRDYHRYEDLPYKAQIFTRLRCNCDVEFLRCLQNISTFFSYAVAWIYTKFQSSCFDYEYPVMECTVKRNDGLFTADRCLAYMVDNSYSKRWQWFDIPYIGSNQLIFPEVEYRYDLNWFNILFERNITPNVSIS; encoded by the exons ATGGCaaag GTTCAGTCAGTGCTTGGCAATGAAATGGTGCGCTCGTACGTTATACTTATCAGTACCATTTTTGTCATCGTTTGTGAGTCTTTTTCGAACATGCTAGCAACTGCGCGGAACGATCACCGAGAAACGGCACGCGCATTCTACCGTGCACTGGACGAAAGTGGCTACATCCCTACGCTAGCACTACTTCTGCAGGACTACATTCTGGTCAACAGCACCGGTGCCATACCGTGGAGTAATCCAACCTTTGTCTATTACGACCAACAGTTAATTGACGCCATTCAACAGCAGCTTGAGTTAGAAAACGTGCAGGACTCCTACGATCATCACCAGCTGCAGGCTGATTACGGCTCTGCTCTGCAGCCCCTGCACGGAGGACTTAAATTTTTCACCTACTACTGCGGTCCCGGCAATTGGTCTGCCGACGGAAGCACGGTGCAAAACGCATACTTTTCTAGCATCGATCAGTGCTGCAAACATCACGACGAATGTCCGGACACTATTGTACACTCCAGGGATTATCACCGGTACGAGGATTTACCCTACAAAGCGCAAATATTTACCAG ATTGCGGTGTAACTGTGATGTTGAGTTTCTAAGATGTCTGCAAAACATTTCCACCTTTTTCTCCTACGCCGTAGCGTGGATCTACACCAAGTTTCAGTCCAGTTGCTTCGACTACGAGTACCCTGTGATGGAGTGCACCGTAAAAAG AAATGATGGACTATTCACCGCCGATCGTTGCCTCGCATACATGGTGGACAATTCGTATTCCAAACGATGGCAATGGTTTGACATTCCCTACATCGGCTCCAATCAGTTAATTTTCCCAGAGGTGGAGTACCGATACGATCTCAACTGGTTCAATATACTTTTCGAACGTAATATTACCCCCAATGTTTCCATTTCATAG